A stretch of the Mycobacterium sp. ITM-2016-00317 genome encodes the following:
- the rpmH gene encoding 50S ribosomal protein L34 — MAKGKRTFQPNNRRRAKVHGFRLRMRTRAGRAIVTARRAKGRRSLTA, encoded by the coding sequence GTGGCCAAGGGCAAGCGGACCTTCCAGCCGAACAACCGTCGCCGCGCGAAGGTGCACGGATTCCGGTTGCGGATGCGTACCCGCGCAGGTCGTGCGATCGTCACGGCCAGGCGCGCTAAGGGCCGTCGTTCTCTGACTGCGTGA